GGTCAATCCCGCCGACATCACGCCGCTGCTGAGCTACCTCCGGCGTCGGCGACGCCTGCAACCCGCCGAGGAGGACTGACGACCGTGTGGCAGACGATCCTCGACAACTTGCTGCTGTCCCTCTGGCTGCATCTGCCCTTCGCCCTGCTGGCCGGTCTGCTCGGGGTGGTTTCCGTCTCCGGGATGTTGGGCGGCCTGCTGCTCGGCGAGCTGGTCTTCGCCGGGCTGGGCTGGCGGGGCTGGCTGATCCTGGTCGGTTTCTTCGTCTTGGGAACCCTGGCGACGAAACTGGGGTACAAGGAGAAGGAGAAGCGCGGTCTGGCTCAGGAGGGCGGCGGTCGCCGCGGGGCCAAGCACGCCCTGGCCAACACCGCCTGCGCGACGCTGCTGGCCGTGGCCAGCCCCTTCATCGGCGCCGCTTGGCCCGCCCTGGCCCTCCCCCTCGTATTGGCCTTCGTCGGCGCTTTCGCC
The sequence above is drawn from the Candidatus Coatesbacteria bacterium genome and encodes:
- a CDS encoding DUF92 domain-containing protein; this encodes MWQTILDNLLLSLWLHLPFALLAGLLGVVSVSGMLGGLLLGELVFAGLGWRGWLILVGFFVLGTLATKLGYKEKEKRGLAQEGGGRRGAKHALANTACATLLAVASPFIGAAWPALALPLVLAFVGAFATAVFDTGSSELGQLYGRKPVLITTFRRVEPGTAGAVSWQGTLGGLGLAALMGLLAAGVGLIPWSLVWIPPLAGLVGSSFESYLGAWLPEGKLSNELENSLNTVVGALVAFGLAWL